One window of the Ureibacillus sp. FSL W7-1570 genome contains the following:
- a CDS encoding DNA-directed RNA polymerase subunit epsilon: MIYKVYYQENPDEVPIRENTKSLYLEADSEREVREYLKDRRILIEYIQLLEGKYLDYEKNSPNFRLENA; the protein is encoded by the coding sequence ATGATTTACAAAGTGTATTATCAAGAAAATCCAGATGAAGTGCCTATTCGCGAAAATACAAAAAGCCTATACCTGGAAGCAGATTCAGAGCGAGAAGTCCGCGAATATTTAAAAGATCGCCGCATTTTGATCGAGTATATCCAATTACTAGAGGGCAAATATTTGGATTACGAAAAAAATAGCCCGAATTTCCGTTTGGAGAATGCATAA